One window of the Peptacetobacter hiranonis genome contains the following:
- a CDS encoding baseplate J/gp47 family protein — protein MSRYATETVDVIRDRILANTKTDLAKIEGSTTYNNASAMATDLAQAYSALDMVEDLVFIKNTFGEFLDERINEFGPKRKLGECATGEVYFEGTIGATIENGTKIEYAGLIYTVIKDVTLVADNEQNSSPIQAAEIGLKYNLNANTEFNLVEANSNITKIYNRVPFKGGTERESDDDFRERFDIYMTDKATSGNEADYEQWARSIDGVKDAKATGLWNGPSTVKVVIFGEGNTAVDEEVLKNCREYIMSKKPVGANPTVITPTAMNINITATLTLAANSILENVKSDFLVALNEYFKEAGTKIAYIKVLGLLANIGEVVNIEGLKLNGATSDVVVGDEQIAVANLDGVVSDA, from the coding sequence GTGTCTAGATATGCAACAGAAACAGTTGATGTTATTAGAGATAGGATTTTAGCAAATACAAAGACTGATTTGGCGAAAATTGAAGGCTCTACTACTTACAATAATGCATCTGCTATGGCTACAGATTTGGCACAAGCATATTCGGCATTGGATATGGTGGAGGATCTAGTATTTATTAAAAATACCTTTGGCGAATTTCTTGACGAGAGAATAAATGAATTTGGCCCTAAAAGAAAATTAGGAGAATGTGCTACAGGAGAGGTTTATTTTGAGGGAACTATAGGAGCTACTATAGAAAATGGTACGAAAATAGAATATGCAGGTCTGATTTATACAGTTATAAAAGATGTTACTCTAGTAGCTGACAATGAGCAAAATAGTAGCCCTATACAAGCTGCAGAGATAGGTTTGAAGTATAACTTAAATGCTAATACAGAGTTTAATTTGGTTGAGGCTAATAGCAATATTACTAAGATTTATAACCGAGTTCCATTTAAGGGTGGTACTGAGAGAGAGTCAGATGATGACTTTAGAGAGAGGTTTGATATCTATATGACCGATAAAGCAACATCTGGTAATGAGGCCGACTATGAGCAATGGGCAAGGAGCATTGATGGAGTGAAAGATGCAAAAGCTACTGGTCTTTGGAATGGTCCTAGTACTGTTAAGGTTGTTATCTTTGGAGAAGGTAATACGGCGGTCGATGAGGAAGTTCTGAAAAACTGTAGGGAATATATAATGAGCAAGAAACCAGTTGGAGCTAATCCTACAGTTATAACTCCGACTGCTATGAATATAAACATAACAGCTACTCTTACATTAGCAGCTAATTCTATTTTAGAGAATGTTAAGTCAGACTTCTTGGTAGCTCTTAATGAATATTTCAAGGAAGCAGGCACAAAGATAGCTTATATTAAAGTGCTTGGGTTACTAGCAAATATAGGTGAGGTAGTTAATATAGAAGGCTTGAAGTTAAATGGAGCTACTTCAGATGTAGTAGTAGGAGATGAACAGATAGCAGTTGCGAACTTGGATGGAGTGGTGAGTGATGCTTAA
- a CDS encoding N-acetylmuramoyl-L-alanine amidase produces the protein METFSISGGHNPDGKVGCGTVNKKLDMYESTEDRYITNKVIEYLKKDNRKAYNCTVNNGTSQGDVLDKLADKHNDIGADWDISIHFNDVNHKDYVGDGATIGTEVWYYSGSKHAAEIKEKGNLICSNISKIGFRNRGVKAHSGLRFLKETHGKSMIIEVCFCCDKDDVTLYKANRDNIAKAIADALQGKVYNPKKEVKDVDKIVLYHGDADVFAAIVVAQKHKCPMMKESDFKISGLKAKEVVQIGGKSEDANRFQTFKNAAKLL, from the coding sequence TTGGAAACATTCAGTATATCAGGAGGACACAATCCAGACGGAAAAGTTGGATGTGGTACTGTAAATAAAAAACTTGATATGTACGAATCTACAGAAGACAGATATATTACAAATAAAGTTATAGAATATCTGAAAAAAGATAATAGAAAGGCATACAATTGTACCGTAAATAACGGAACAAGTCAGGGAGATGTATTAGACAAGTTAGCAGATAAGCATAATGATATAGGAGCTGATTGGGATATATCTATACATTTTAATGATGTGAATCATAAAGACTATGTTGGTGATGGTGCAACTATAGGTACAGAGGTTTGGTATTATTCTGGCTCAAAACATGCAGCTGAAATAAAAGAAAAAGGAAACCTTATATGTAGTAATATATCGAAAATTGGATTTAGAAACAGAGGAGTTAAAGCACATTCTGGATTAAGATTCTTAAAAGAAACACATGGTAAGTCTATGATCATAGAAGTTTGTTTTTGCTGTGATAAAGATGATGTTACTCTATATAAAGCAAATAGAGATAATATTGCAAAAGCAATAGCAGATGCTCTTCAGGGGAAAGTATATAATCCAAAGAAGGAGGTAAAAGACGTGGATAAAATCGTATTATATCATGGGGATGCAGATGTGTTTGCAGCTATTGTTGTAGCTCAGAAGCATAAGTGTCCAATGATGAAGGAATCTGACTTCAAAATAAGTGGTCTGAAAGCTAAAGAAGTTGTTCAGATAGGCGGTAAATCAGAAGATGCTAATAGATTCCAGACATTCAAAAATGCAGCGAAGTTGCTGTAA
- a CDS encoding putative phage tail protein: MLKKYNWFYDKSNIYSKFPKLLQNEIDKPFMDALDIEIDKLKEAFTDLFNQFFVSTATWGLEFWEDLVKLETNEKLSYETRRSNVMAEMRRRDITTVEVIKKVAEAYSNGECDVIEDFEHYIFTIKFIGTKGIPAALDELDKVIKRIKPAHLDYKYEYSYLTWDEFDSYNKTWNEWDALNLTWNELEVYTEKKEAVR; encoded by the coding sequence ATGCTTAAGAAATATAATTGGTTTTATGATAAGAGCAATATTTATTCTAAGTTTCCAAAACTTCTGCAGAATGAAATTGATAAACCTTTCATGGATGCTTTGGATATAGAGATTGATAAGTTGAAGGAAGCATTTACGGATCTTTTTAATCAGTTTTTTGTGAGTACTGCAACATGGGGACTTGAGTTCTGGGAAGATTTGGTGAAGTTAGAAACTAACGAGAAACTTAGCTATGAGACTAGAAGAAGTAATGTTATGGCCGAGATGAGAAGGAGAGATATTACTACAGTTGAGGTTATTAAGAAGGTAGCTGAGGCATATTCGAACGGAGAATGTGATGTGATAGAGGATTTTGAGCATTATATTTTTACTATTAAGTTTATAGGAACAAAAGGTATTCCAGCAGCTCTTGATGAGCTAGACAAAGTAATTAAAAGAATAAAGCCTGCACATTTGGATTATAAGTATGAATATAGCTATCTTACTTGGGATGAGTTCGATTCGTATAATAAGACTTGGAACGAGTGGGATGCTCTTAATCTGACTTGGAACGAATTAGAAGTATATACAGAAAAGAAAGAGGCGGTTAGATAA
- the miaB gene encoding tRNA (N6-isopentenyl adenosine(37)-C2)-methylthiotransferase MiaB encodes METININKEVKKPRQKVLDPKKLEEQEVFMDKVRELNDQWAKKKHRRPVVGCGTFGCQMNEHDSEELAYMLERMGYERTEKLYKADLIIYNTCAVRENAEMKVYGNLGQLKFTKRKNPDVKIALCGCMMQQPHVVEEIKKNHKHVNLMFGTHNLYRFPELLYKQMTTGKNIVEVWDVDGEVIEGLHSNRKFELKAFVNIMYGCNNFCTYCIVPYTRGRERSREPQDILDEIKELVANGTKEVTLLGQNVNSYGKTLENPMTFAELLREVNKIEGLERIRFMTSHPKDLSDEVIYAMRDCEKICEFLHLPVQCGSSALLKKMNRHYTKEDYLNIVRKVRKEIPDIAFSTDIMVGFPGETLEDVQDTIDVIEETKYDSAFTFIYSKREGTPAAKMEDQIPEDEKHRRFDEVLEHVNRIVNDINYSYQDKVVEVLVEGRSAKDKNRYTGKTRQNKTVNFDSNEDNLIGKLVNVKITQPRSFSLNGEVVEIVR; translated from the coding sequence ATGGAAACAATTAACATAAACAAAGAAGTAAAGAAACCAAGACAGAAAGTATTAGACCCTAAAAAACTAGAAGAACAGGAAGTGTTCATGGATAAAGTTAGAGAACTTAATGACCAGTGGGCAAAGAAAAAACACCGTCGTCCTGTCGTGGGCTGTGGTACGTTTGGGTGTCAGATGAATGAGCACGACTCAGAAGAACTAGCATATATGCTTGAAAGAATGGGATACGAAAGAACTGAAAAACTATACAAAGCAGACCTAATAATATACAACACTTGTGCAGTAAGAGAAAATGCAGAAATGAAAGTATACGGAAACTTAGGACAGCTAAAATTCACAAAAAGAAAAAATCCAGACGTAAAAATAGCGCTTTGTGGATGTATGATGCAGCAGCCACATGTTGTAGAAGAAATCAAAAAAAATCACAAACATGTAAACCTAATGTTTGGTACTCACAACCTATATAGATTCCCAGAACTACTATATAAACAGATGACAACTGGAAAAAATATAGTCGAAGTTTGGGATGTAGACGGAGAGGTAATAGAAGGGTTACACAGTAACAGAAAATTTGAACTAAAAGCATTTGTAAATATAATGTATGGATGCAACAACTTCTGCACATATTGCATAGTTCCTTACACTAGAGGTAGAGAAAGAAGTAGAGAGCCTCAGGATATACTTGATGAAATAAAAGAATTAGTTGCAAATGGAACAAAAGAAGTAACTTTACTTGGACAGAACGTAAACTCTTATGGAAAAACTCTTGAAAACCCGATGACATTTGCTGAGCTTTTAAGAGAAGTTAATAAAATAGAAGGATTAGAAAGAATAAGATTCATGACATCTCATCCAAAAGACTTATCTGATGAAGTTATATATGCAATGAGAGACTGTGAAAAAATATGTGAATTCTTACATCTTCCAGTTCAGTGCGGAAGTAGTGCTCTGTTAAAGAAAATGAATAGACACTATACAAAAGAAGACTACCTTAACATAGTAAGAAAAGTTAGAAAAGAAATCCCTGACATAGCATTCAGTACAGATATAATGGTTGGATTCCCAGGTGAAACTCTTGAAGATGTTCAGGACACTATAGATGTAATAGAAGAAACTAAATATGACTCAGCATTTACATTTATATACTCTAAAAGAGAAGGAACTCCAGCAGCTAAAATGGAAGATCAGATTCCAGAAGATGAAAAACATAGAAGATTTGATGAAGTATTAGAACATGTTAACAGAATAGTTAATGATATAAACTATAGCTATCAGGATAAAGTTGTTGAAGTACTAGTTGAAGGAAGAAGCGCAAAAGATAAAAATAGATACACTGGAAAAACTAGACAGAATAAAACTGTAAACTTTGACAGTAACGAAGATAATTTAATAGGTAAATTAGTAAATGTAAAAATAACTCAGCCGAGATCATTCTCATTAAACGGAGAAGTTGTTGAGATAGTAAGATAA
- a CDS encoding phage holin family protein — MAKFTDIFNGIIAVAGTCVTFLFGGWDIVLNSLIILMAVDYATGLMKGYVNKDLSSSTSARGLFKKIMILLILIVGVALDRMLGTGEHMFRTLVAFFYISNESLSIIENATQLGVPVPQQIQDALEQLKNNNGKEVK; from the coding sequence ATGGCAAAATTCACAGATATATTTAATGGAATTATAGCTGTTGCTGGAACGTGTGTCACATTCCTATTTGGTGGATGGGACATAGTCTTGAACAGTTTAATAATACTTATGGCTGTTGATTATGCAACTGGACTAATGAAAGGATATGTCAACAAAGACCTATCAAGTTCTACAAGTGCACGAGGGTTATTTAAGAAAATAATGATTCTTTTAATACTAATAGTTGGGGTTGCTCTTGATAGAATGCTTGGAACTGGTGAGCATATGTTTAGAACATTAGTCGCATTCTTCTATATAAGTAATGAATCACTTAGCATAATAGAAAATGCTACTCAGCTTGGAGTTCCAGTTCCACAGCAGATTCAGGACGCATTAGAGCAGTTAAAAAATAATAATGGAAAGGAGGTGAAATAG
- a CDS encoding lactate utilization protein yields MDKNVEWLNEKRIEKTIKALEANNMNGYLVNNKEELIETIEKIVDKDSVVACGGSMTLFETGIIDYLREGRYTFLDRYEKGLTPADTKEIFRKSFLADAYFTSTNAITENGELYNVDGNGNRVAAMMYGPDKVIVIVGANKIVKNEAEAIERVKSIAAPANTKRLNRKTPCATTGMCANCSSPDRICDNYTTIKRQVQGDRMHVIFLNESLGY; encoded by the coding sequence ATGGATAAAAATGTAGAATGGTTAAATGAAAAACGAATAGAAAAAACAATAAAAGCTCTTGAAGCAAATAATATGAATGGATATCTTGTAAACAATAAGGAAGAACTTATAGAAACTATAGAAAAAATAGTAGATAAAGATTCCGTTGTTGCTTGCGGTGGGTCAATGACATTATTTGAAACAGGGATAATAGATTATCTAAGAGAGGGAAGATATACTTTCCTTGATAGATATGAAAAAGGACTAACTCCAGCAGATACAAAAGAAATATTTAGAAAATCATTCCTTGCAGATGCATATTTTACAAGCACTAATGCTATAACAGAAAATGGAGAACTTTACAATGTAGATGGCAATGGGAATAGGGTTGCTGCGATGATGTATGGACCAGATAAGGTTATTGTAATAGTGGGTGCTAACAAAATAGTTAAAAATGAAGCTGAGGCAATAGAAAGAGTAAAATCAATAGCAGCTCCAGCAAATACAAAAAGATTAAATAGAAAAACTCCTTGTGCAACTACAGGTATGTGTGCAAATTGTTCAAGTCCAGATAGAATTTGTGACAATTACACTACTATAAAAAGACAGGTTCAGGGAGATAGAATGCATGTAATATTCCTTAATGAAAGTTTAGGATATTAG
- a CDS encoding DUF2577 family protein: protein MKDNNPMLELAALIEGLIKDAKEEEVFLGEVKSGYPNLKIKFKDIILEKENLLISSLVKDRLDKKPMYKNDYKYEIKTGDTVVMLARGDKFVIIDKVVSI from the coding sequence ATGAAAGATAATAACCCAATGTTAGAGTTGGCAGCTCTTATAGAAGGGCTTATAAAAGATGCTAAGGAAGAAGAAGTATTTCTTGGAGAGGTAAAAAGTGGATACCCTAATCTGAAAATTAAGTTTAAAGATATTATTTTAGAAAAAGAAAATCTACTAATATCTTCTCTAGTAAAGGATAGACTTGATAAAAAACCTATGTACAAGAATGATTATAAATATGAAATAAAAACTGGCGATACAGTAGTAATGTTAGCAAGAGGAGATAAATTTGTAATAATCGACAAGGTGGTGAGTATCTAA
- a CDS encoding DUF2634 domain-containing protein, whose amino-acid sequence MSNELYPFILSDSKKEASDLEIFKEIAWDFRRDKPIIDENTKEYKIVEKDEALKAWIYKAIKIARYRYPIFTSDYGTELDELVGDKYTKGYTESEATRYIKEALSINPYIKNINKLDASFERDTLSLYLNIDTIYNEGVELSV is encoded by the coding sequence ATGTCGAATGAATTATATCCGTTTATTTTATCGGATAGTAAGAAGGAAGCTAGTGATCTTGAAATTTTTAAGGAAATAGCTTGGGATTTTCGTCGAGATAAGCCAATTATAGATGAGAATACTAAGGAATATAAGATAGTTGAAAAAGATGAGGCTTTGAAAGCGTGGATTTATAAGGCTATTAAGATAGCTAGATATAGGTATCCAATTTTTACAAGTGATTATGGAACAGAGCTAGACGAGTTAGTTGGAGATAAGTATACGAAAGGTTATACGGAATCGGAGGCTACTAGATATATTAAAGAGGCTCTGAGTATTAATCCATATATTAAGAATATAAATAAGTTAGATGCATCTTTTGAGAGAGATACTCTTAGTTTATATCTTAATATAGATACTATTTATAATGAGGGGGTGGAGCTAAGTGTCTAG